One stretch of Riemerella columbina DNA includes these proteins:
- a CDS encoding glycosyltransferase family 87 protein: MMMKTKAWRFFSNPKCIFGIYLLAAVLTAVSKMGEGRHNNYLIFKYVFHHTLEKTNLYALYPEQYFDSNHYGIFFSWLIMPFAVLPDGLGMILWNLANAALLVYAFKMLPFSAPKKSFVAWLCLQEYITAAVSFQFNVALTALLILSAVYIHRRQEVHAAAAILIGFFVKIYGIAGLSGFFFVKNKRKLIFSMFGLSLLFFILPMLLSDVHFGWHSYVDWYQSLSEKNLSNQVLGNRQDYSLMGIVRRVLGRAEISNLTFLIPGILVFALPYIRISQYRHLPFQMMILASTLLFIVLFSSGSESPTYIIAVAGVMIWFIIQKTQTPLSIGLMLFVMVLTCFGFSDLFPKWIKEDYIIKYSLKALPCCLVWFRIIYELLTKDFEKDYALT; the protein is encoded by the coding sequence TTGATGATGAAAACAAAGGCGTGGCGTTTTTTTTCAAATCCTAAGTGTATTTTTGGGATTTATTTGCTGGCAGCGGTACTTACAGCGGTGAGCAAAATGGGCGAAGGTCGGCATAATAATTATTTGATTTTCAAATATGTATTCCACCACACGCTGGAGAAAACCAACCTCTACGCCCTCTATCCTGAACAGTATTTTGATAGCAACCATTATGGTATTTTTTTCAGTTGGTTGATTATGCCCTTTGCTGTTTTGCCAGATGGGTTAGGGATGATACTCTGGAACTTAGCCAATGCTGCCCTTTTGGTGTATGCGTTTAAAATGTTACCCTTCTCAGCGCCTAAAAAATCCTTTGTGGCGTGGTTGTGTTTGCAGGAATACATCACCGCTGCGGTAAGTTTTCAGTTTAATGTGGCGCTTACGGCATTGCTCATCCTTTCTGCGGTTTATATCCATCGTAGGCAGGAGGTGCACGCGGCGGCGGCTATTCTCATCGGGTTTTTTGTGAAAATTTATGGTATAGCGGGGCTTTCAGGCTTTTTCTTCGTTAAAAATAAACGGAAATTGATTTTCTCAATGTTTGGGCTGAGCTTGCTGTTTTTCATCCTCCCGATGTTGCTTTCTGATGTCCATTTCGGTTGGCACTCTTATGTGGATTGGTACCAATCTCTAAGCGAGAAAAACCTTTCTAACCAAGTGCTGGGCAATCGGCAAGATTACTCGCTGATGGGGATTGTGCGCCGAGTTTTAGGGCGTGCTGAGATTTCTAATTTAACATTTCTAATTCCTGGTATTTTGGTGTTTGCCTTGCCTTATATTAGAATTTCGCAATATCGGCATTTGCCTTTCCAGATGATGATTTTGGCTTCTACGCTACTGTTCATCGTTTTATTTAGCTCAGGTTCAGAGTCGCCCACTTATATTATTGCTGTGGCAGGGGTAATGATTTGGTTTATCATACAAAAAACGCAAACGCCGCTTAGCATAGGGCTAATGTTGTTCGTGATGGTGCTCACTTGCTTTGGGTTTTCGGATTTGTTCCCCAAGTGGATTAAGGAAGATTACATCATAAAATACTCCCTAAAAGCGTTGCCGTGTTGTTTGGTATGGTTCCGCATCATTTATGAATTGCTAACCAAGGATTTTGAAAAAGATTACGCTTTAACCTAA
- a CDS encoding C40 family peptidase produces MKEIKNIIYLFCAVLVLHSCSTTKKTVGYKKTTSVKSKAAPQKPLYSSANTVAVSSKVKKLLKNAEKYLGTPYKYAGNTSSGFDCSGLVCKVFIENDTPLPRRSADQALEGRRVAVTEIQPGDLVFFATAGGAKVSHVGIVHGIAADGEITFIHSSTSKGVIISSLNEKYWNKAFLFARRVL; encoded by the coding sequence ATGAAAGAAATCAAAAATATCATCTATTTATTTTGTGCTGTATTAGTTTTACACAGCTGTAGCACCACCAAAAAGACTGTGGGTTATAAAAAAACAACCTCGGTTAAAAGCAAAGCCGCACCGCAGAAACCGTTGTATTCATCAGCCAATACTGTTGCGGTTTCTTCAAAGGTTAAAAAATTGCTAAAAAATGCCGAAAAATATTTAGGAACGCCTTACAAATACGCAGGCAACACCTCTTCGGGCTTTGATTGCTCGGGGTTGGTGTGCAAGGTTTTCATTGAAAATGACACCCCTTTGCCACGGCGCTCCGCAGACCAAGCTTTGGAGGGCAGGCGTGTGGCGGTTACTGAAATTCAACCTGGAGATTTGGTTTTTTTTGCCACGGCAGGCGGCGCCAAAGTCTCGCATGTGGGCATTGTGCACGGCATAGCGGCAGATGGCGAGATTACATTTATCCATTCTTCCACTTCCAAGGGCGTGATTATTTCCTCTTTGAACGAAAAATATTGGAACAAAGCTTTTCTCTTTGCAAGGCGCGTTCTTTAG
- a CDS encoding 2,3,4,5-tetrahydropyridine-2,6-dicarboxylate N-succinyltransferase produces the protein MSLQQTIENIWDNRELLNQEDSQKAIREVIAKLDLGELRVAEPTAEGWQVNEWVKKAVVMYFPIQKMETIEVGPFEFHDKMPLKKNYAEKGVRVVPHAVAREGAYIAPGVIMMPSYVNIGAYVDSGTMVDTWATVGSCAQIGKNVHLSGGVGIGGVLEPLQAAPVIIEDDVFVGSRCIVVEGVHVEKEAVLGANVVLTGSTKIIDVTGEEPVEYKGFVPARSVVIPGSLTKKFPAGEYQVPCALIIGKRKESTDKKTSLNDALRENNVAV, from the coding sequence ATGTCATTACAACAAACCATTGAAAATATTTGGGACAATAGAGAACTCCTCAACCAAGAGGACAGTCAAAAGGCGATTAGAGAAGTCATTGCCAAGTTAGACTTGGGCGAACTCCGTGTGGCAGAGCCTACCGCCGAGGGTTGGCAAGTGAACGAGTGGGTGAAAAAAGCCGTGGTGATGTATTTCCCAATTCAAAAAATGGAAACCATAGAAGTAGGACCTTTTGAGTTTCACGATAAAATGCCACTCAAAAAAAACTATGCCGAAAAAGGCGTTAGAGTAGTGCCACACGCCGTAGCGAGGGAGGGTGCTTACATTGCCCCAGGGGTAATTATGATGCCTTCTTATGTGAATATCGGGGCGTATGTGGACAGTGGCACGATGGTGGACACTTGGGCAACGGTGGGCAGTTGTGCTCAGATTGGCAAAAATGTACACTTGAGCGGTGGCGTGGGCATTGGCGGCGTTTTGGAGCCGTTGCAAGCTGCTCCAGTGATTATTGAAGATGATGTTTTTGTGGGCTCCAGATGCATCGTAGTGGAAGGCGTTCATGTGGAGAAAGAAGCCGTGTTGGGTGCGAATGTAGTCCTCACAGGTTCTACCAAAATTATTGATGTAACAGGTGAAGAACCAGTGGAATATAAAGGTTTTGTGCCAGCGCGCTCGGTGGTTATTCCAGGGAGCTTAACTAAAAAATTTCCCGCAGGAGAATACCAAGTCCCTTGCGCCTTGATCATCGGAAAAAGAAAAGAATCTACGGATAAAAAAACCTCGCTCAACGATGCTCTGAGGGAGAATAATGTAGCGGTGTAA